Below is a window of Puntigrus tetrazona isolate hp1 unplaced genomic scaffold, ASM1883169v1 S000000019, whole genome shotgun sequence DNA.
GACGAGCCGTGGCATGATCCCGAGCTGGAATCGCTGGCTGGTCCATCTGCAAGATAACCGCTTCGCTCTGTATGGTAACTCCCTCCTGAACAACTGCCGTCATCCTGGCGACTGTGCGAGCCTCCTACACGTGGCAGGTGATGATGAGTTGCATGGTTCATGGGCGATGCCAGGTGATGTATCCGAGTACCCGAAGCATTTCGCAAAGGTCCTCCGGGACACCGGTGACACGACCTTCTGGGGGCTGCATAGTGATGCCCCCCGGTTCGACAGCCGTGCCCACCTGTCCTGTGTGGTCTTCCGTGATGGGCATCCGGAGCCAAGTGGTATGCACAGCTAGCACCCAACGGTCTGTTGGGAAAGCAACGGAGAGTTCGtggatgaagaggaggagagtTGCCATAGTGGCCCAATTGAGGTAAAGGTCCAGAGGGGTTATGGGGGTAATGATGCTGCAGGGAGAAGGGAACGTGGTGCTGGGGATAAGGGTGTTGGTTTGAATAGTGATGGGGAAGGAGGAAGGCTTGACTGGGCTCAGGAGGAGGGATTCGACTTCTTTGGGGCTGACGGGATGCCAGATCTGAACCTAATGGAGGATATAGGGTGAATTTAGTTTGGAAACATTTGGTGCTTGAAAACAGGTCTTCTTGAAAATCAAGAACTAGAGTTCAGGGTACACTCAGGTTTTGGTTCTAAACGAATAAAATCCTGCTTCAGGTCTTACCAATCCTATATAACCTTCTTCCTTAGAACAttgaaagacattttgaagaacacTGGACccttttatgttttgtgttacACAGAAGAAGTCACACATGTCTAGACATCTCAGAAATTCATATTTAGGAAGCATATGATAAAGAAGGAAGAGGAATTTCAATACAATACTGCCTCGGAGGCTCTATAAAAAAGTTGttagagaaatatatatatgtacccGGAGGCTGTTTACCCATGATGTTGTGCATGCACAGTGGGCAGGTTCGGTGTTGTAGGAGCCAGGGGTCGACACACTCCTTATGGAACTCATGAGCACAGGAGATGATTCTCAATTCCTGCCAGAGACAGagaaattttttatattaaatgtaccTCTGCTGTGCTTTGATACAAAAGCAGCCCTTTTCCAGTCTGGGTTTGATGGTTTCTTTCGCCCCTCTTCAAAATCATATAAtggttttttgttctttttgtctcCATACCTGGCCATCCACAAATTCCTCAAGACAGATGGCACAGATTGGGCTGGAATTGGAGCTGCTGTTTGACCCTGGAGCCCCGCGAGAACGCTGGGAGCCAGAGCAACCCTGAGAGCTGTATGTGCGTGTTTCCAACCTGCTGATGGCACGCATGGTCTGCTGGTGCACAGAGtcctgggagaaaaaaaatgatcatgaGATTTCTAGAGTGAATTTAAAAGTCACAACAATACGTTGTGATCATGCAGAAGAGGAGAGAAGTACAATGATGCAATGGAACAGTTACAAACAAGACTAAAAGTAAAGGTAGTCTGCAATGATATATAATGCAGGGGTGACCAATTTTAGTCCTGTAGAGCTACGGTCCTGCAGAGTTTCAAACCAACTCTAACCACACCTGACCAATCAATGTATCTAGCTCTTCAAGACCACTTCAGGTATTACGTGTGTCGTGTTTTCTTACCCAGGTTCTGTTGGACCTGCAGCGGAAGCGTAGAGCAAAGATCATGATGATGGCCAACACAACCAGAGCCACAGTCAACAGGATCCCAACATCATAGTGAGGCTGTGTACACAACATTTGAAGAAATCAAAtctttgaaacaaataaaacaatcaggatagataatgtattaatatgcaCGATTTAGGGGTAAACAAGGCACAAAGGTATACCTTTAATAGGATACTGTTttttaccatgtatgtatgttgtatgttgaCTTTTAGATATTGTCATCTGTTCAAGAAGATTATCTTGGCCAACCAGCATCTCCAGAGGGACCATACTGGTTGACCAGTCCTACTAGCGAATATTTTCAGGTACATGAGACAGCTATAACTGTGATAATATCGGATCAGCAGTGTTAACCATATTTCTAAACCATTTTCTAGTTCCATCCCCAACACTAACGTTAGGCCTAAACATACCGGTCAGTCAGCTGACTTCCAGCcatgtaaaaattaaacttGGATCCCATTACTCACCCATTTTTGACTGTCAATCATGACTTCTATGACCACCATGGCTTCTTCGTTTTTATTGACGAGTCCCATCAGTTGTTCTGCATCTGATGACTTCACCAGCACCACTGGTTGAGGCAACGAGCCTGAATCACGCAGCTGAGAACAACAAAAACTGTCTAAATACaatgtgtataataaaatatattttgatctACATGGTCTagacacaaaatattttcaaattcacaatggtaacactttagttacTAGAGTGATTCTTAAAACTGCAATAAGTTGCTTTTATCTGCAATTggcttacaaaaacaaaataaaatactataataaacaatatcataatatattatatatagagtAAAGGACGTGCAATGTTTTGATTTGAAGTGATTGCTGAAACTGATAGTTTGCAACTGTTctccaaaataaagaaataaaaataatacaaaacatttttaaaaagcaactgAAGGAGATCTTCTGATTTAATGATGGACACACACATGTACTGACCTCCTGAGCAGCACCGGGATCATCTGTGATGTCAAAGATGACGGCCTGAGCGCCTCTCTGAAGAGCCAGACgagcctgagagacacaacgaGACAGAGCTTTAGTCGTGCTGTAGAAATCCCACGAGCCAGCAGATGGCAATCCTAGCACATCACACAGAGTCCTGCCGTTATGCAATTCAGCACAGTGAGAGAGTATGTGTTAAAGTGAAAGTCTGCACATTCAATAACTTCTTACCCAATTCCCAAGACATTTTAAGAGACTGCGACACATAAAAAGTCAGTATAAATCGACAAAATGCGCCTTTCAAATTCAAAGAAAGGCCTGTCCAAAACACACAAGTACTACATTGCTGCCAACAACCAATGATTTATTGTTTCAGATTAGGATTTTAAGTTTGCTTAAATTAGAACTAACATTTAACTAGGTGATAAACACTATTTTTGTGATTAATTACAACCTCCTAAAGTATAGAGTTCATATACTACAAAAACACTAGTACTTCCTTCCAGTGTGTCAAACCCTCCCTGACTTTGTGAAGATAGATGCGCTTCTTGTGCTATTAGGAGAGAATTCTGCCCAAACAATGACCAATAACTCACCAAAGGTCTATTTCCTGCCCAACTGCGGAGAGttcaaaggtcaaaggtcacagtATGAGCTGAAGGAAAGCATACTGCCGATTTCAGACGATGACTGTGTGTGCATTTAGCTGTGGCGAAGCGATTAAGCGGTTATAATTAGCAGTGTTTGCAAAGTCAAGCATTGCTATTACTGTAAATTAGACCGAAGGTTAGTGATCTGAACAAACCCAAACTCTAATTAAACTCGACTGTGTGTGTCGTCCCGAAGCGCTTGTGCTCCAGA
It encodes the following:
- the LOC122332367 gene encoding E3 ubiquitin-protein ligase RNF43, with protein sequence FRSQALPELTAGVYKQQSHPLSLCNTSEDDRQETSFITIVKLESPESKVPQCQPLLDKARLALQRGAQAVIFDITDDPGAAQELRDSGSLPQPVVLVKSSDAEQLMGLVNKNEEAMVVIEVMIDSQKWPHYDVGILLTVALVVLAIIMIFALRFRCRSNRTWDSVHQQTMRAISRLETRTYSSQGCSGSQRSRGAPGSNSSSNSSPICAICLEEFVDGQELRIISCAHEFHKECVDPWLLQHRTCPLCMHNIMGKQPPGSDLASRQPQRSRIPPPEPSQAFLLPHHYSNQHPYPQHHVPFSLQHHYPHNPSGPLPQLGHYGNSPPLHPRTLRCFPNRPLGASCAYHLAPDAHHGRPHRTGGHGCRTGGHHYAAPRRSCHRCPGGPLRNASGTRIHHLASPMNHATHHHLPRVGGSHSRQDDGSCSGGSYHTERSGYLADGPASDSSSGSCHGSSSDSVLNCTDISLQGVYGSWSTFRSSLSSDYDPFVYCGPGKAPRRGSMEATQRPRSLDSVVNRTGGASGGDAVAICPEEQQQQVAVFSHVHYHRHRHHYYEDGELSQGPGRGSDEDQGATSSAAAASGPCLVTKDKDSSGCQVQHQSCHCPKTDLSSRRVEDRDPDPVSSSGASVILPSPPLTSPSPPCCHKGPGWTGRKATGCTLEVPSPVVHFHQSLDLQDDCSIHIHYGQGAGSYCCAPSPDMAPTLLPVPLILDSTGMTDWPCCSGAHVVWQKQVQQAHSEPQLLGSTSGMDRPLCRAHHGPGDELPMDVCLYCQTRHNSQGSEEESGV